In Panicum virgatum strain AP13 chromosome 4N, P.virgatum_v5, whole genome shotgun sequence, a single window of DNA contains:
- the LOC120671027 gene encoding 60S ribosomal protein L39-like: MPSHKTFRIKKKLAKKQRQNRPIPYWIRMRTDNTIRYNAKRRHWRRTKLGF, from the exons atg CCGTCCCACAAGACCTTCCGGATCAAGAAGAAGCTGGCCAAGAAGCAGCGCCAGAACCGCCCCATCCCCTACTGGATCCGCATGCGCACCGACAACACCATCAG GTACAACGCGAAGCGCAGGCACTGGCGCCGCACCAAGCTCGGATTCTGA